Below is a genomic region from Pleuronectes platessa chromosome 5, fPlePla1.1, whole genome shotgun sequence.
AACTACACTGAAACGTAGAGTTCAGAGTTTCTTATTAAAGTTAGCTGTAGTGCTTCAGCTCTTGTGAGTATATCATCCTGTAAGTTCGAGGGTGTTTGCCTTTCAAGTGTCTGACAGTAGTTGTTACATTTAAGTTGTGCCAGAGAAAGTCATCTGAGGATACTTCttctcgtcctcgtcctcgtcacTCAATATGATGAAGATGTAACAAGTGATGTTTCCACGTTTTTTCTTAAAAATCGCTCACAGTATTAGCCTTCCatttagggctgctcgattatggaaaaaccataatcacgattattttgggaaatattgaaatcacgattattcaaatgattatgtgcccttattctgaagtcgatgctttattctttaaataacTGGAGCGTGCGCAATAAAgttaatcacttccggttcaggtaaacaccgatgacaGCTGcttgtcttattcctccgtgaaaccaggatatcggtgcccggttattcaaagccataatgatggcaaccctaacactcgcTGACCGGCGCGGAGACATGCGGGTCCGGCCCCCTTCACTTTAtggctgcttgagagtgagagccagtcagctgagccgctgaatgctttggatGAAGGACTGAATGGCGCCTCCGCGTCTCTTTCAAAAAAAATGCCGAaaaatcgtttcaactcgattatagtagtttggagatcatttgaccccataatcgtaatcacgattaaatttcgattaatcgagcagccctacttcCATTGTCATTGGACTGATTATGACAGTCAGAGACCTCCGTCTGGCTCCCACTGCCCCTCCCCCATCGTCCTGTGCACGAGCACAAATACCCAATATTATCGCTTACCCCACCTTTAGCTCCTTAACACATAGCTAGTTTGTGATTTTCTATAATCCTTCAATATTCACTAACatattattctctctctccccccccccccccccccccccctttaagaGTGCAAATTCAACATCCGCACATATGATGATTCTTCCGAGGAGGTAGGCCCGGGGGTACCAGTCATGCTGTACGCCAACAAAAATGGCAAGAAGTTGGTGGCGTGCTGCAAGGAGAACAATGAAATCTGTACTGAGGCAATGGTGAGGATGACACAGAgtgtatttacagtgtgtgatgtgatgtgtgaaATGAAGGCCCTCTCTGCCTTCACTAGGCCTGGAATTGAATTTGCTGAGAAGTAGGGAGTGGCCACCTGCAGAGTGGTTCTGCTGCCATTGCAAACACAGAGGACCTGCCAAGTCATAAACATGCAATGAATTATGGGAAATGAATTATCAGTTTTATGTGTAATATATATCACTCATAGTAAACTGTTTTAACCTTTTGTGTTACGGTTCATGCTGTGCTACTTAGATTCGCTTTTTCTTTTATCCGGTTTGCCactaatgttatttttttctacaGGTTCTCCCAATCGAAATTATGGATAATGCACACAAGGCCTTGTTCTACCTGACACAGCTCACAGCTAACAAGTTCATGTTCGAGTCCACTGTGTACCGTTCTAAATTCCTGGGATTCACCTGTGTCGACGGGAATCCCTCTCTGAAAAAACTAGTCCTGCGTAGTAAAGGTCCCGATGGCGTTGACGAGTCCTCTGAGGCTACTTTAAATGAATGTACTGAATGATTTCAAAAAGTTCTCATAAAAAGCACACCTTGTTTtgtatcattaaaaataaattgcttCGTGAAAAAAACTGCTGTCCTGCTTGTGCATAaagctttttctctctttgtggaGCTTCCCAGCAAAGGACTGATCCATTGTCGTTTTCCTCGATAAAAAGATGCATGTAgcgcaggcacgtgcacagacattttggggggcaggtgctcaaacccccaaaaaagggcacccatcgccaaaattatttataaaattataaataataataatgaataaataaataatggctcctctggaccaggtagggttactgattctccctcatttgttttaatagttgatggcctgatccaagataaaatagagctgctaccctgagctgcttgctgcagttccctgaccttctgcttttggagtctctcttttcttgtcattatgctgcaaattttgtaaatgagataaatcaatgttgtgcataataatcaagagtgacttacataatctctataaagctgacaacacagtacacacacctttttttgttttacggttttctgacagagttgaagcataagcagcatttcactaataatataccacaatatacctcaccagactgtcatgtagctcaacttaagacctacctttcatttcaataattacttttcatttcaaaaaaatatattttttactttattttaaatgaaacaaaactagtgaacttgtctaatttgtTGAACAGTTAAACTGCCTTTAAAATTCTCTTCCTGCCtgtcttgtctgtctgtctgtctgtctgtctgtctgtctgtctctctctgcctgtctgtctgtctgtctttctttctgcctgtctctctgcctgcctgtatgtgtctgtctgtctgtctgtctgtctgtctgtctgtctgtgtctctctgcctgcctgtctgtctgtctgtctgtctgtttgtctctctctgcctgtctgtctgtctgtctgtctgtctgtctctctgcctgcctgtctgtctgtcggtctgtctgtctatctgtctctgcctgcctgtctgtctgtcggtcagtctgcctgtctctctgccggcctgtctgtctgtctgtctgtctgtgtctctctgcctgcctgtctgtctgtctgtctgactgcctgtctctctgccggcctgtctgtctgcctgcctgtctgtctgactgcctgtctctctgccggcctgtctgtctgtctgtctgtctgtgtctctctgcctgcctgtctgtctgtctctgtctgtctgtctgtctgtctgtctgtctgtctgtctgtctgcctgtctctctgccggcctgtctgtctgtctgcctgcctgtctgtctgtctgtctggctgcctgtctctctgcctgcctgtctgtctgtctgcctgcctgtctgtctgtctgcctgcctgtctgtctgtctgcctgtctgtctctctgccggcctgtctgtctgtctgtctgtctgtctgtctgtctgtctgtctgtatctctctccctctctctcttcattaaacatgacaaacgtcagtaaacagctgGACAAGGCTTTGAAATCACGGATTTCGTgagtttattgtttgtttattttttaggaaacgTCGGACCAGTTGCGACATAATTTTTTTCAGCCGTGCTAAAGTTGTGGttaatttatcaccaaacaacgTCGGAGAATTGACGAAACACCGGcattacctgtttgtctgatgctgtGGGTCAGAGGAGAAGTGGCTGCATGAGCACTGAGTGGAGGAGCAAATTCTGACAAGAAGTCAAATAAATGCCCGTcacatatcaaaacacattttgggggaattgatgacagagagagtcattttcattcttaaatattgatgaatgaagaaagaaTTGGACTCCAGCAGaaggggcacttttctcatccagggcaaaagggcagGTGCTTGAGCAACACTAGGgatctatctgtgcacgtgcctgatgtaaaaggatagttcaccgaaaaatggaaattcactcatctactcaccacagTGCCAATGGAGAggggggtgaagtgtttgaatccacaagACCTTTTGGaggttcaggggtaaacagcgttgcagacagatccaatacaattgaagtaaatggtgaccacttcttcaaacgtaaaaaaaaccTAACTGtatccatactgctcctgtggtgtcatccaggtGTCCAGAAGCCCCGACGTTCAAATTTGACCTGacaggtcatttacaccatgttttttgcCTTAATGTCCTCTGGCTCTGGAGGACATCaaaggacatttaggctaaaaacttGGTGTAATTGAGGTCGTTTCAAGcggaatttgaatgttggggacacttggatgaaacAGCAAAGAGAGACACACTGTGGGTACATCTTACCAGTCAGCAGAGTTCAGCTGCTCTGTGGTTGTGTATCATTGGGAATACAGAAACTTTTTTTTAGAAATTGAATTTTAATTTAGCTTACCCTTAAGCATATGAAAATACATGTCTTtaataacattaaataaataacaaattatgAAATAAGTAATCTGAGGAATTTACTGTGTATGATAAAGATATGAAGTACCAGTATATGAATCTCCTTTAGAGGAAATGTTACTTCAGCATTCATAGACACTGTTTTATCATAATTATTTTACTTAATTATACAtgattgttgtttatttttttccgactggtacttttaatttgttttattcataacAACAGTGGCGCTCAGTACAGTGCACTCCTTCAAGGCCCAATAGTCTGCTTATGAAGCCACATCTCTACAACTGgatatttatttggatctgcacacgatcagaaatatcagtcccctggaCATGTCAAGCttaatgaattattctctgagtagtaaaatgatgaaaattacCCAATGTCACAATGATAAGAGATTCTTGGATCCGAACCAAAATGTAAAGAGTTCTTTTCCCTGACCCTTAATACATCTTTTTACCAGGATTCATGGAAATCCGTTGCGTTGTTTTGGAGAAGTCTTgcttacaaaccaacaaacacatggACAGGGGTGGAGGTGACTGATTAAGTATCGATTGTGGTTACATTAAACACACCCTCAGAAGCATCTTTGGCTTCAGTTCATCTGTCTTGATATTGAACCGACCAATAGTAAAGGTGATGCAGCCAAGCTAACTTTTCCTTCTCATTGCTCCGTTTCATTTTTGCCTTTACATCTGGTATCACAGCAGTTGCATACAGGCTACCTTCACTAAGCCTCTTTGTCTCCTCACCTCGGTGGCACtttgtttctgaaacaaacAGCTAATCAGAAATGATTGTTGCTTTAGTTGTTCTTTAATGTCATCCCACATCAATGTGTAAAAGTGAAGATGTGCCTTTcccacatacatacatacttcTGTGAAAGAGTGTAGATTTCTGCTCAGTGATAATATGTCACAAGTATGAAACCATGAAGACAAGTTTATTCCACTGAAGCAGGAGCAGTGCACTCGTCTCACAATTTTGTGCGTATAATCTGACAGGACATCAACTGAACAGATATGACAAATTGACGATGGAGGCAAACAGACCAACACCAAACTCGTTAGCGCTCATAAACATTTACTGCATGAACATTGTGACAAAGGAGTGAATCTGTGAACCCGACCTGTAACCCTGCTCAGTCCAGCCACACAAAAAGAACTGCTGGTAATAGCTGCATGCAAGGACTAGCAATTATATGCTGAGTAAATGTCCCCAGATTACATTGACATTTTGCCCTATTAGCCTAAAGGGTGTAAATAATTTGCAAGCGGTGAAAATAAAGGTTTGTCTCCCCCCCATTGGAAGTTAGCTGACTCACACAGTGGAATGAGTTTGTAGTTCATACATTAAATACAACAGAAGTCAATATGTTACAGACGTATTCATATGACTGACACCGTTAAGGTCTTGAGTGATACTTGGTTGGCAGAGGACGGCATTTTGCAGCTGTTAAACTCAGACCCTGCTGTGGCTTGTGCACTGTTTGCTGACGAGTGTTCTCTCCTGCCGGAGATGCACAGGTCGGCTGAGAGTTGCTGGATGGCTTAGATTTGAAATCGAGCCTCCCTTACCATTAATGAACCTTCACAAACCGGCCATGACAAGCAAATCCACTCAACTCTGCACAAAACAGTCTCGGCCCACTCGGCTGAGGAACATTTCTCACTTTAAAGCTGCAAACAGCGTTTGCTTCTGTCAGACAAGATACAGGAGTACACTCTGAACTGTGCTGTGATGATGAGGCTGTAGCAACAACAGACACATTGACCTTATGAATCGTTTATAAATGGTAGGAGAGGGGGGGTGTGGAGGGTGAAGTCCCTCACAAACAAAGGTTCAATGTGTAAGTGCTGCACTGTTATTCCTGAAGCGTTTACTCATGGTGTTTGAAAGAAAGTACATTTAAGACGTCAGCGACAAAAAGGACCCAAGCCTGGATAAAAATACCCGATTGAAATGAGAAGCTAATTATATGCATGTCCCTGGTAAATATAACATCTGCAGATCAAGATACTGGATTTCTTGTATTTGGGAATATTGGGTCTTGACATTTAATAACCGGACATGTTGCTTAGTGAGAACACAGCTTCAATTTAGTCGACACTGAACAAAAAGAGAAGCTCATCATGCAAGGAAAGATCATGGATTTCTGTTGCCCAATTATAACCCAGACTTAGCTGTGCAAGAACTTGACAAAAAGACAGAGCCCGAACTGATAGACATGAATTGCAATTAAACACATGTCAATCACTGTCTAAATGGtcaacataatatatatttataagaaTTTACATAGAACaccttgaattttttttttacaaatcggCCAGTACAGGATTGCTCCCGTCCCGGCCTCTGGTTCCTCGCAAGTCCACAGTCATTCATTTGCTCCAGAGCAGGGCGATGGCTTTGCAGATGCCGACGTCGTTGTAGTTGAAGTAGCAGAGGCCGGCGAAGGTGACGGTGGACAGGAGGAAGAGGCCTGCGTTGGCGGCCTTGATCTTCGCGTCCCCGTGAACGTAGTCTGTCAACACCTGCCCCAGGCCCCTAGGAGACAAACACAATGTGCAGGAATTGAAAGAGGAATTCAAAATTTAGAGCTGTTCACAATGTTTTTCAGCCATGTCCTCCGCTTCAGCTGGGTGTTAGAAACCCCCTCTTGTACCCATGAGCCTCAGCTGCAActgcttcagaggagaagcCAGTCACAGAGCAGGTTCTAAATGCTTCATTATTGCCATTGATGCAGAATCGTAAACGTAGTAAAACTTAAATAAAGTTAGTTTTATGAACATTGtttataaactgttttatttatctttttattgttGAATTGTTTGCCTCTTCTATGTCAGTGGTTGCGACATGGATCAAAcctaaaagtcaaagtaaacatCAAAAATCGTATTTGTTCGGACTTGATTTTCAGTCAAAAGTGACCAACTTCTGTGCCAAAGTTTTGCCACCATTGGGCAAATAAGATGTTgctgattttttaattaaaataagtaCAATCCCTGAAattagaaaaacataaaaaataggGCCTCTAACAGCCTTAATCCTGCTCATGTCGGTTAATTTGCTTCTTACTCTCCGCatgttcctcctcactcccctgTGCTCACTTTACACGTTaactataaacacaaacaaagatcaGAAGTTTCTAAGACACGTGCAGTAAGTGTACCACCAGGACCTAGTCGATTATTGAGTGCTCAATTCCACATAATATACTATGACTTCATGTCTTCTACTGAGGCCACATTCACCAGTTTGCCCCTGACTTCAAACATTCCTCAGTGCCATAAAATCCTATTAGCCACAGACACTGCTTATCCTCAGTCCCAGATGAAAACAGGAAGTTCTACAACCTTTGCTTTCTTTGACTCCAAATGACATTGGAGTCTTGATCTTATCTGTTATTGTCAAAGAGGTCAAAGCTTGACCCTTGCAGACACCAAGCCGCCCCTGAGAGACTTGGCTAAAGGAGACTTATCACTGGTAATGCCTGGTCTGTGGCCTTAACCTGCCATGCTGATTGCACTCTAACTGCTGGGGGAGCACATCGCTGTGACACTAAGCTAAAGCCACCTTCTCTAGTCTGCTAACAGACGAAACTAGCCACGGCTGAATTAATAGCCGCAGGCAGCTACGTTGagacagatggaaaaaaaaagaaactggaaaAAAGTTAGCCTTGTGTCCGTTAAACCTTAGTACCGGGTCGAGACCTCTGGGAAAAGGGGTTTTTGAAGGCTTCAAAGGACTCTGACTCTACCTCAATGCTCTTGATCTGTTAAATCACAATGTGTGGATGTTAAGATCACAGAGGTGACTGCACTTCCCTGAGGGACCTCATGTGATGAAGGAATTCAACCTCCATGTTGGCTTTTTCCCAGGAAAGGTGAGGTCTGTGCGTGTCACTCAGAGTCACTGCTCGTCTTAGAGGCTGAAGTCTGTGGCAACgctccatttatttattaagcGATTCTAAAATTCCCTCTTTGAATAGGAGCTATTTAGGTCTGAGcccagggttttgagtgaaagcataAATGTCCTGGTCTCATACTGAAAGATCAAGTTTTTAACAGTGGTAACATCTGAGCAGGTATTCTCCTGCCGCGGTCTCACTGAACACACCAGACTAAACCTGCATCCCGTGCACATACTGTCTGTGAATTAAAACCAGTACACTCTGCTATGCTCCAGTCTGAGAGAGATTcaagagattattttttttaatgtgcttcCCTAAAATTTAACATCATCTTCAAGAAGGTCAAATTTATGTATCTTAGTATCTGACTGAAAATAACGATCCCTATCGCTGTGGGATTAACTGGTCTGACTTTCCTAACCACTAACCAACCAGCAGAGAAAACATGTCTGCTGTGTATTTACCATgtaaagaggaagtgaatctATGTCATTAGAAGTGAAGATATGGCACCATTAGAGAGGGTCTGACACCTTCATAAGTATCTTACCAGTGGCCGTGCAGTGTCAGGGCAGCCGCCAGGGAATAGTCAATGACAGGACCAGGGCTAAAATAGGCCACGGGTCCCATGGCCAGCAGCAGGATGCTCAGCGCTCGCTCCGCTGTCCAGTGCATGGAGGCGGCTTTGGAGCCGGCGCCGGCTGAGGAGCAAGAGAAACAGCAAAGTGTCAGCATCCACAATCATTTGCCTGGTAAAAACCAtacactgtgtataaagatggacaacagtACTGCTtcccaaaaatgaagccaatgCATCtccatcgccacctggtggcaggCTGCAATATATATTCTAAACTGTTCCTCTTCCATTTTACTGAATGGGACATGAACCCAACTAAAAAAGTATAGTATATAGCAAACATGTttctctcaaagatggtttcaaaCTTTTAGATAGATCTTATTAAACTGATGCAGGTCCAAGTGAATCCTTTTTCAGatctgtttggttttaattagttatttgatgctataaaaaggaCAACGTTGTGACTGACAGGGGAGATGGACTCCTGCTAGCTGGGCACGTGTTTCAGCGGGGCCTCACTACTTGGGCTTTATTTacggatggagggaggaagaggagacacgtTCTCCATGTTTACAGTCTGAGTaaaatcagttaaaaagacacaataaaaagaacaaatgaatcacataaacacacacccacacacctgtGTATAGATGTTAAACATAGCCCTTTATTGAAACCACTCTTTTTGTCCATGTCCTAATATATTGGAACTTGACAGGTGTTTCCTGTTGCCCATGTGTTCCCGTTTCGATGGATTGTAACCATAAAATAGCTCGT
It encodes:
- the sdhdb gene encoding succinate dehydrogenase [ubiquinone] cytochrome b small subunit B, mitochondrial, with the protein product MAAIVRLSSVCRRGVRPLLYQSTLLSRPLVVPHKYQEQPHLLTARIHASQALYAGAGSKAASMHWTAERALSILLLAMGPVAYFSPGPVIDYSLAAALTLHGHWGLGQVLTDYVHGDAKIKAANAGLFLLSTVTFAGLCYFNYNDVGICKAIALLWSK